In Maylandia zebra isolate NMK-2024a linkage group LG12, Mzebra_GT3a, whole genome shotgun sequence, a single genomic region encodes these proteins:
- the ak6 gene encoding adenylate kinase isoenzyme 6 has product MKTKKQPNILLTGTPGVGKTTLGKELAQRTGLTYVNIGDLAQEGQLFDGYDDEYQCPILDEDRVVDELDEKMSEGGVIVDYHGCDLFPERWFDIVFVLRTDNTQLYTRLEARGYTGKKLQDNVQCEIFQTIYEEAMEAYSKEIVHQLPSNTPEDMEHNLEQIVHWTEQWMKDHN; this is encoded by the exons ATGAAGACGAAGAAGCAACCGAACATCCTGCTGACAG GGACTCCCGGAGTTGGAAAAACCACTCTAGGAAAGGAACTGGCCCAGCGCACGGGGCTGACCTATGTCAACATAGGAGACCTGGCCCAGGAAG GACAACTGTTTGATGGATATGATGACGAGTACCAGTGCCCCATTCTGGATGAGGACAGG GTGGTGGATGAGCTGGATGAAAAGATGAGTGAAGGAGGCGTGATCGTGGACTATCACGGCTGTGACCTGTTCCCCGAGCGCTGGTTCGACATCGTTTTTGTCCTGCGCACAGACAACACCCAGCTGTACACTCGACTGGAGGCCAG GGGCTACACGGgaaaaaagctgcaggacaatGTGCAATGTGAGATCTTCCAGACCATCTATGAGGAAGCCATGGAGGCCTACAGTAAGGAGATTGTCCACCAACTTCCCAGCAACACTCCTGAGGACATGGAGCACAACCTGGAGCAGATAGTGCATTGGACTGAACAGTGGATGAAGGACCATAACTAG